One Mesorhizobium loti genomic window carries:
- a CDS encoding UDP-glucose 6-dehydrogenase, producing the protein MNLTVFGIGYVGLVQAAVLAEVGHQVVCVDIDENKVERLNQGFVPIFEPGLESIVRENHAAGRIKFTTDAAAAVRHGEIQMIAVGTPPGEDGSADLKYVLAVAETIGREMDTAKIVVGKSTVPVGTCEKVKAKIAETLKKRGREDLSFDVASNPEFLKEGSAVADCMKPDRIIVGTSSEATEAVMRELYAPFNRNHEKMIVMDVRSAEFTKYAANCMLATKISFMNEMANLAEQLGADIEEVRKGIGSDPRIGYHFIYPGLGYGGSCFPKDVRALIKTAEGVKFDAKLLRAVEERNNDQKSVLFDKVNRYFKGSLKGKTFALWGLAFKPNTDDMREAPARVLMEALWKAGATVQAYDPEAMQECQAIYGLRDDLMLCGTKEAALRGADALLIATEWKSFRAPSFDALKDALTTPVIFDGRNLYDPKVVARHGIEYHSIGRMAA; encoded by the coding sequence ATGAACTTGACGGTGTTTGGAATTGGCTATGTCGGCCTCGTGCAGGCAGCGGTGCTTGCTGAGGTTGGCCACCAGGTTGTTTGCGTCGACATCGACGAAAACAAGGTGGAGCGCCTGAACCAGGGCTTCGTTCCGATCTTCGAGCCCGGCCTCGAAAGCATCGTCAGGGAAAATCACGCCGCCGGCCGCATCAAATTCACCACCGATGCGGCGGCTGCCGTCAGGCACGGTGAAATCCAGATGATCGCGGTCGGCACGCCGCCCGGCGAGGACGGTTCGGCCGACCTCAAATACGTGCTGGCCGTCGCCGAGACCATCGGCCGCGAAATGGACACGGCCAAGATCGTCGTCGGCAAGTCGACCGTGCCGGTCGGCACTTGCGAAAAGGTGAAGGCCAAGATCGCCGAGACGCTGAAGAAGAGAGGTCGCGAGGACCTCTCCTTCGACGTCGCCTCCAATCCCGAATTCCTCAAGGAAGGTTCGGCCGTCGCCGACTGCATGAAGCCAGACCGCATCATCGTCGGCACATCGAGCGAGGCGACCGAGGCGGTGATGCGCGAACTCTATGCGCCCTTCAACCGCAACCACGAAAAGATGATCGTGATGGATGTGCGCAGCGCCGAATTCACGAAATATGCCGCCAACTGCATGCTGGCGACCAAGATCAGCTTCATGAACGAGATGGCCAATCTGGCCGAGCAGCTCGGCGCCGACATCGAGGAGGTGCGCAAAGGCATCGGCAGCGACCCGCGCATCGGCTACCACTTCATCTATCCGGGTCTCGGCTATGGCGGCTCGTGCTTTCCCAAGGACGTCCGCGCCCTGATCAAGACCGCCGAGGGCGTCAAATTCGACGCCAAGCTGCTGCGTGCCGTCGAGGAGCGCAACAACGACCAGAAATCCGTGCTGTTCGACAAGGTGAACCGCTATTTCAAGGGCAGTCTCAAGGGCAAGACCTTCGCGCTCTGGGGCCTGGCCTTCAAGCCCAACACCGACGACATGCGTGAGGCGCCGGCGCGCGTCCTGATGGAAGCATTGTGGAAGGCCGGCGCCACCGTGCAGGCCTATGATCCCGAGGCGATGCAGGAATGCCAGGCCATCTACGGCCTGCGCGACGACCTGATGCTGTGCGGTACCAAGGAGGCGGCGCTGCGCGGCGCCGATGCGCTGCTCATCGCCACCGAATGGAAGAGTTTTCGAGCCCCGTCCTTCGACGCGCTGAAGGACGCGCTGACGACGCCGGTCATTTTCGACGGCCGCAACCTCTACGACCCCAAGGTCGTGGCGCGCCATGGCATCGAATACCACTCGATCGGCAGAATGGCGGCATGA
- a CDS encoding endo-1,3-1,4-BETA-glycanase EXOK, with the protein MNSDPKTTSTTAIDATSFSLETRQADLRRLGLIGGLLLAALGSLFAAPAHAQDIQSAPSFVDDFKSFDRSRWYVSDGWNNGSHQNCTWSKGLVALSDGVLSLGFEKQKLKDREFACGEIQTKQRFGYGTYEARMKTDTGSGLNAAFFTYIGPSDKQPWDEIDFEILTKDTSKVQVNAYIDGKGKNEKLVEVPGGTDKGFNDYAFVWQKDSLRWYVNGQLVNTITDPAKLPSHAQKIFFSLWGSDTMKGWMGAFADPGRKLSLQVERVAFTALGEPCQFPESLVCSVKELGKTN; encoded by the coding sequence ATGAATTCGGATCCGAAAACCACGTCCACGACAGCAATTGACGCAACGTCCTTCTCGCTTGAGACCCGGCAAGCCGACCTGAGGCGGTTGGGTTTGATCGGCGGGCTGTTGCTGGCTGCGCTCGGCAGCCTCTTTGCGGCTCCCGCCCATGCACAGGATATCCAGTCGGCTCCCTCTTTCGTCGATGATTTCAAGAGCTTCGATCGCTCGCGCTGGTATGTGTCCGACGGCTGGAACAACGGCAGTCATCAGAATTGCACCTGGTCGAAGGGACTGGTCGCGCTTTCCGACGGCGTGCTGTCGCTTGGCTTCGAAAAGCAGAAGCTGAAGGATCGCGAGTTCGCGTGCGGCGAGATCCAGACCAAGCAGCGCTTTGGCTACGGCACCTACGAGGCGCGAATGAAGACCGACACCGGATCCGGCCTCAATGCGGCGTTCTTCACCTATATCGGGCCGTCCGATAAGCAGCCCTGGGACGAGATCGATTTCGAGATCCTGACCAAGGACACCTCCAAGGTGCAGGTCAACGCCTATATCGACGGCAAGGGCAAGAACGAGAAGCTGGTCGAGGTGCCGGGCGGCACCGACAAGGGCTTCAACGATTACGCCTTCGTTTGGCAGAAGGACAGTTTGCGCTGGTACGTCAACGGCCAGCTGGTGAACACCATCACCGACCCGGCGAAGCTGCCCAGCCATGCGCAGAAGATCTTCTTCAGCCTTTGGGGCAGCGATACCATGAAGGGCTGGATGGGCGCGTTCGCCGATCCGGGCCGCAAGCTTTCGCTGCAGGTCGAGCGTGTCGCCTTCACCGCGCTCGGCGAGCCCTGCCAGTTTCCGGAATCGCTCGTATGCAGCGTAAAAGAGTTGGGAAAGACCAATTGA
- a CDS encoding succinoglycan biosynthesis glycosyltransferase exoU has translation MSMTKSEVCVIIAAKNAGRTIAVAIASALREPEVSEVVVVDDGSTDNTAEVARSADDGSGRLAVMRLEVNRGPSFARNAAIASSKAPFISILDADDFFLEGRFRNLFAASDWDFAADNIMLIRDDATSDATKIVAPDFAADPEFLDFERFVEGNISRRRVQRGELGFLKPVISRAFLDRHRLRYDESLRLGEDYELYARAVAHGARFKVIRSCGYGAIVRADSLSGRHKTQDLQRLADADLALLAIDSLPEGSKAVLRRHERHVRDKYRLRNFLDVKAERGLASAAAYALSSQSNLVPIVQGVASDKIEALFRRVGLVSGQKRVPPLRFLMAGTSAGKER, from the coding sequence ATGTCGATGACGAAATCCGAGGTCTGCGTGATCATCGCGGCCAAAAATGCGGGGCGCACGATCGCGGTCGCCATCGCATCCGCGTTGCGCGAACCTGAGGTGTCGGAGGTCGTCGTCGTCGACGACGGCTCCACCGACAATACGGCCGAGGTCGCCCGCTCCGCCGACGACGGCAGCGGCCGGCTTGCGGTGATGCGCCTTGAAGTCAATCGCGGCCCCTCCTTTGCCCGCAATGCCGCGATCGCCAGCTCGAAAGCGCCGTTCATCAGCATTCTGGACGCCGACGACTTCTTCCTCGAGGGCCGGTTTCGCAACCTGTTTGCCGCCTCCGATTGGGATTTCGCAGCCGACAACATCATGCTCATCAGGGATGATGCGACGAGCGACGCAACCAAGATCGTCGCCCCCGATTTTGCCGCCGATCCGGAATTCCTCGACTTCGAGCGCTTCGTCGAAGGCAACATCTCCAGGCGCCGCGTGCAGAGAGGCGAGCTTGGCTTCCTGAAGCCGGTGATCAGCCGTGCCTTCCTCGACCGGCACCGGTTGCGCTACGACGAGAGCCTGCGGCTGGGCGAGGATTACGAACTCTACGCCCGCGCGGTCGCCCATGGGGCACGGTTCAAGGTCATCCGCTCCTGCGGCTACGGCGCCATCGTGCGCGCCGATTCGCTCAGTGGCCGCCACAAGACACAGGACCTGCAACGGCTGGCCGACGCGGATCTGGCGCTGCTGGCGATCGACAGCCTGCCGGAAGGCTCCAAGGCGGTGCTGCGGCGGCACGAGCGGCATGTCCGCGACAAATATCGGCTGCGCAATTTCCTCGACGTGAAGGCCGAGCGCGGGCTGGCTTCGGCCGCCGCCTATGCCTTGTCAAGTCAGTCCAACCTGGTTCCCATCGTCCAGGGCGTGGCCTCCGACAAGATCGAGGCGCTGTTTCGCCGCGTTGGCCTTGTCTCCGGCCAAAAGCGCGTGCCGCCACTGCGTTTCCTGATGGCCGGGACCAGTGCCGGCAAGGAGCGGTAA